The DNA segment CATTTTCCCACCGCATTGCCTATCATTATTTATTCTGTGTGCGGAGCTTTCATGGAGATCATGACTGACCAATAGGGGTATGCGATGTCGGATGAAAAGCGAGACTATGATGAGAAACGCGACTTTATTCGCATGACGATCGATTGTGACGTTAGCTATCATCTTGTGGATGGGTCGGTTATCGATCAAGGGCGAGTAAGGAATTTAAGCGGCCGTGGTGTGTTGTTCCAGACAGGCCGATTTTTAGATATCGGCGCGGTTTTGGATCTTTCCATCACTTCTCGGAGTTCTTCGATACCGCCCTTGAATGCCCGTGTGGAGGTGGTTCGTGTACATGAGGTCAAATCGGGGCTTGTATATGAAATCGGTGCGGTATTCCATGAGCTCCTCTAGAGTTCGTGAGGATAAGCTGGTGGATTGTCGGTACACTTCGTGATGATACAAAAAACACTGCAACAAACAACGCCAGAGCAAATTCTGGCGTATTGGTACTCCGAATCGATACGCGCTCAATGGTTCTGTGCGACGCCTGAATTGGATGCTGAAATCCGTCAGCGTTATGAGGAGGTGTGGCGCCAGGCACATGCTGGCGGTATGGCTGCCTGGCGTGATACGCCTGAGGGGGCTTTGGCGCTGGCCATCATCCTGGATCAGTTTCCTTTGAACATGTTTCGTGGCTCCGCGCGGGCATTTTCGAGCGAACGGGAAGCTGTGCAACTTGTGCATGCGTCGATAGCACGAGGATTTGACAAGAAACTTCCGGTGTCGAAGCGCATCTTTATGTATATGCCCTTGATGCACAGCGAGGTGTTGGCTGATCAAGATGCATCCGTTTGCCTATTCGAGGTTGCAGGCCTGCTCGACAATCTCAAGTTCGCCAAACACCACCGCGAAATTGTACGCCGTTTTGGCCGCTTCCCACATCGCAATGCTTTGCTCGGTCGTGTGAGTACGCAAGAGGAACATGCCTATCTCAATTCGGAAGAGGCCTTCAAGGGTTAATCAGCGTAACCCCGTAAGTTAGATGAGATTCGCGCCGTAATAAATGTCGGTAAGGACGGGCGCCGCCGCCGCCGACACAGGCCCGCGGTGGCGTTTTTATGTCTCTCCGTGCGTTGGGAATTCTTCCAGACTTCGGCGGGTGGACACGCGCTTCTAGATATCTGCAGTATGGTTGCGGTTCTGTAGGTGACCGAGTGGTTAACGTCTGGCGCTGCGTCGCTACAAACGTTGTGGTACGCCATATTAGTGGCTAGTGTGGTAACCACTTTGCCACGAAGGCTCTTAGTTCGTTCTCGGCGATCACACCGGTAAACGAATCGACAACCTCTCCGTCAATATAAATCCGTACGTCCGGTATCCCACGTATGCGATTTAACCGATGCAGTTGTGGGTTGGCATCGAGATTGACTTTGACGAATCGTAGCTTGTCGGTGAAGAACGGGTCATCTGCGAGTTTGGCAATCATCGGGCCGATGATACGGCAGGGGGCGCACAGAACTGGACCCACCTGATTGGACAGTGATTGAACGCTGATAAGTGCTTCCTTCATCATGAGCGAGACGCTCTGGAGAGAAGCGATGAGACGGAAAAGACGAAACCATTCGCCTGAGTTCAAGGCCAAGGTAGCGCTTGCAGCGCTACAGGGTGACCTGACGATGGCTGAGTTGGTCAAGAAGTTCGATGTACATGCCAATCAGATCGCGGACTGGAAGAAGCAGCTGCTGAGCAACGCCTCGGATGTGTTCGGCAAGGGCGCACAGAAGGCTGAACAGTCGGCCGAAACCATTGAGCAGTTGCACGCCAAGATCGGCCAGCTGACGATGGAGAATGATTTTTTAGAACGCGGGCTCGAACGGATTCACGGGCCCAGAGGAAAGCAATGATAGATCGTCAGGATCCGCTGCCGGTAAGGCGGCAATGCGCGTTGCTGGACCTGCCGCGCTCGACGTTCTACCGCGTGGCCAAGCCGGTTACAGACGAGGAACTGGAACTCATGGCGCTGATTGATCGCTGCCACCTGAAGTATCCTTTCTATGGCAGCCGACGCATCCACGACTGGTTGGAAGACCAGGGTCACCGCGTAAACCGCAAGCGGGTTCAGCGCCTGATGCGCACGATGGACCTGAGGGCACAGTACCCGAAGCGCAACCTCAGCTTGGCCAATCAGGCGCACAAGGTCTATCCGTACCTGCTGCGGGATCGGGTTATCGACCGCCCGAACCAGGTCTGGGCGACCGACGTGACCTACATCCCGATGGCGCGGGGCTTTGTGTATCTGGTGGCCATCATGGACTGGCACTCGCGCAAGGTGCTCTCCTGGCGCGTATCGAACACGCTCGATGTGAGCTTCTGCGTCGATGCGCTTGAGGAGGCGATCGAGGCCTACGGCGCCCCGGAGATCTTCAATACCGACCAGGGGAGTCAGTTCACGAGCGAGGCGTTCACCGGCGTTCTCAAGCACCATGGCATCCGCATCAGCATGGATGGCAAGGGTCGGTGGGTCGATAACGTGTTCGTCGAGCGCCTGTGGCGCAGCGTGAAATATGAGGAGGTGTATCTGAAGGCCTACGACAATATCGCCGATGCACGAAGGTCACTGGGGCGATACCTGGCCTTCTACAACGCTGAGAGGCGGCACCAGTCACTGGACCGGCGCACCCCCGACAGCGTGTACTACGAATCCGCCGCCAGACTGGCGGCATAACCCGAGAGAGCACTTAGCGGGCTGTCCAATTTCCCGGGTCCACTTCTCACCAAGGTGCCCAAAAATCCACGAGCACGGGCAATCTGGCGGATGTGTCGATCACGGCGTGGTCAAAATCCGTAGTGTCGACATCGATGGGGGCTGATACAGGAGGCAGAGAAGCGGTTCGATTCGGCATGATCGATACCTCGGTCATAGTTTGGATCAGCGGCTGACATAGCCGAATTCGCCGCGCCATTGTCCGGCTTTGAAGTCAAGGCGGAGCCAGCGAGGGAGGAATGGTTCTATGCGTTTGATCGGAAATGTTTGTAGATCCGGTACCGGCTGGTCCGAGATCAGGCAAGTCTTGGTTCCGACAGCGCGGAACCAAGCTTGTACAGCCTTGTTGCCGCAGTCGAGTGGCCGTGCGTCGGGGTGAGTAGATTCTGGAAATGACACCTGTTTTCGGATCATGCAGCTGAACAGCAGCTCCAAATGTACCGTTAGAGGATGATCGCGTGCGGCCAGCGCGCGTGCCGCAGGGCCGGACAAGCGGAGTTCGACTGATCTGACGAATGCAGGTGTGGTGTCGAGTACTGGTGCAGTTTCAATCATGTGTGTGTTCTCCGGTCG comes from the Acidihalobacter yilgarnensis genome and includes:
- a CDS encoding PilZ domain-containing protein, with the translated sequence MSDEKRDYDEKRDFIRMTIDCDVSYHLVDGSVIDQGRVRNLSGRGVLFQTGRFLDIGAVLDLSITSRSSSIPPLNARVEVVRVHEVKSGLVYEIGAVFHELL
- a CDS encoding DUF924 family protein: MIQKTLQQTTPEQILAYWYSESIRAQWFCATPELDAEIRQRYEEVWRQAHAGGMAAWRDTPEGALALAIILDQFPLNMFRGSARAFSSEREAVQLVHASIARGFDKKLPVSKRIFMYMPLMHSEVLADQDASVCLFEVAGLLDNLKFAKHHREIVRRFGRFPHRNALLGRVSTQEEHAYLNSEEAFKG
- a CDS encoding thioredoxin family protein, yielding MMKEALISVQSLSNQVGPVLCAPCRIIGPMIAKLADDPFFTDKLRFVKVNLDANPQLHRLNRIRGIPDVRIYIDGEVVDSFTGVIAENELRAFVAKWLPH
- a CDS encoding IS3 family transposase (programmed frameshift), which produces MRRKRRNHSPEFKAKVALAALQGDLTMAELVKKFDVHANQIADWKKQLLSNASDVFGKGAQKAEQSAETIEQLHAKIGQLTMENDFLGTRARTDSRAQRKAMIDRQDPLPVRRQCALLDLPRSTFYRVAKPVTDEELELMALIDRCHLKYPFYGSRRIHDWLEDQGHRVNRKRVQRLMRTMDLRAQYPKRNLSLANQAHKVYPYLLRDRVIDRPNQVWATDVTYIPMARGFVYLVAIMDWHSRKVLSWRVSNTLDVSFCVDALEEAIEAYGAPEIFNTDQGSQFTSEAFTGVLKHHGIRISMDGKGRWVDNVFVERLWRSVKYEEVYLKAYDNIADARRSLGRYLAFYNAERRHQSLDRRTPDSVYYESAARLAA